One part of the Hordeum vulgare subsp. vulgare unplaced genomic scaffold, MorexV3_pseudomolecules_assembly, whole genome shotgun sequence genome encodes these proteins:
- the LOC123423864 gene encoding 30S ribosomal protein S18, chloroplastic, translated as MYTSKQPFLKSKQPFSKSKQTFNKSKQPFRKSKQTFRKFKQPFRKSKQPFRRRPRIGPGDRIDYRNMSLINRFISEQGKILSRRINRLTLKQQRLITLAIKQARILSFLPFRNYENEKQFQAQSISIITGSRPRKNRHIPQLTQKYNSNRNLRNYNQNLRNNNRNLSSDC; from the coding sequence ATGTATACATCTAAACAACCTTTTCTTAAATCTAAGCAACCCTTTAGTAAATCCAAGCAAACTTTTAATAAATCCAAGCAACCCTTTCGTAAATCCAAGCAAACTTTTCGTAAATTCAAACAACCTTTTCGTAAATCTAAACAACCTTTTCGTAGGCGTCCCCGGATTGGCCCGGGAGATCGAATTGATTATAGAAACATGAGTTTAATTAATAGATTTATTAGTGAACAAGGAAAAATATTATCGAGACGAATAAATAGATTAACCTTGAAACAACAACGATTAATTACTCTTGCTATAAAACAGGCTCGTATTTTATCTTTTTTACCGTTTCGTAACTATGAGAACGAAAAACAATTTCAAGCCCAGTCAATTTCAATAATTACAGGTTCTAGACCCAGAAAAAATAGACATATTCCTCAATTAACGCAAAAGTACAATTCCAATCGAAACTTAAGAAACTACAACCAaaatttaagaaacaacaaccggAACTTAAGTTCCGATTGTTGA